The Oenanthe melanoleuca isolate GR-GAL-2019-014 chromosome 15, OMel1.0, whole genome shotgun sequence genome contains a region encoding:
- the RAB36 gene encoding ras-related protein Rab-36 — MKSSLMHLVPPVSRERRISQFPKWYTPEACLQFKEHFHAQVRTACQQSTATAGLKISKVVVVGDLYVGKTSLINRFCKDNFDRDYKATIGVDFEMERFEIIGMPYNLQIWDTAGQEKFKCIASAYYRGAEVIITVFDLADIQTLDHTKQWLEDALRENEPDSSFIFLVGTKKDLVSDAVCERTELDAIHFAKEMQAEYWSVSAKTGENVKELFFRVAALAFEQSMIKELENIPGHRPQIGAGNLIKLEKNIMEAPEDNAQVSLSCC; from the exons ATGAAATCCAGCCTAATGCATTTGGTTCCCCCAGTGAGCAGAGAAAGAAGAATCTCCCAGTTTCCCAAG tggtACACACCTGAGGCCTGTCTGCAGTTTAAAGAGCACTTCCATGCACAGGTCAGGACTGCTTGTCAGCAGAGCACTGCAACAGCTGG GCTGAAAATATCTAAAGTGGTTGTGGTAGGAGACCTGTATGTCGGGAAGACCAGTCTTATCAACAG attTTGTAAAGATAATTTTGACAGAGACTACAAGGCAACCATTGGAGTAGATTTTGAGATGGAACGTTTTGAGATAATTGGAATGCCATATAACCTCCAGAT ATGGGACACAGCAGGTCAGGAGAAGTTCAAGTGCATTGCATCTGCTTACTACCGAGGAGCAGAGG TTATAATAACTGTGTTTGATCTGGCTGATATCCAAACTTTGGATCACACCAA aCAGTGGCTAGAAGATGCATTGAGGGAGAATGAGCCAGATTCCAGCTTCATCTTTCTGGTTGGAACAAAAAAAGATTTGGTG TCAGATGCTGTGTGTGAAAGGACAGAGCTGGATGCCATCCATTTTGCCAAGGAGATGCAGGCAGAATATTGGTCAGTCTCAGCCAAAACAG gagaaaatgtcaaagaattatttttccgAGTTGCTGCCTTGGCCTTTGAACAGTCCATGATAAAGGAACTGGAGAACATTCCTGGGCACAGGCCCCAAATTGGGGCAGGAAATCTCATCA AACTAGAGAAGAACATTATGGAAGCTCCAGAAGACAACGCTCAAGTCAGCCTGAGTTGCTGCTAA